CCTTCAAGCGGTCCTCGTCGAGGAAGCAGCACAGGTCGCGCAGCTCGCGGTTCTCGGTTTGCAGGCGCCCGTTGACGGCCTTCAGCTCGCGGATCTCGCGGAGGTGCTCCTGCAGCTGCCGGTTGACGCCCTGGATCAGCCGGCCGCGCTGCACCAGCGCCGCCAGCTTCTCGGCCTCCTCGTGGCGCAAGCGGCGCACCAGCTCCTCCTTGCTGCACACGCCCAGCTCGGCGTCGCTCAGTTCGGCCAAGGCAGGGCAGCAGACCCCCGGCGTCGTCGGCGGCGTCGGCGGCGTCTCCGGGCTCTGGGGGGCCGGCGGCGCGGCCTCGCGGGCGGCGGGGAACATCGCCGGGGCGCACAGAGGACTCGCTCCTCCGCGGCGCGCTCACCTCCAGCCAaggcgcagcagcagcgacaTCTTGCACGATTCCCCTCCTCGCCCTgctcagcaacagcagcagcagcaggacatcCTGCCCGGCGGCGGAgattcccctctctccttcctcctcctcctcctgctgctgctgcttccccggGATAACGGGACGCACGGACGGGAGGCCCGCCAAATGAGCGACGCCAAAAGCCGACGCGCTCGGCGTTGCAAATGCACGGGTTAAACGGTAGGGGAGCAGGTGCATAGTTGCGAGAGGGGCGCCTGCGCCGAACGGGggcggagtggggtgggggtagaggagagagaaaaggaagggggcGGGCGGACATGGGGAAGCGTTAGTGGGCGAGTGAATGCGCGGACTCCCCTTCTAGAAGGGGCGAGAGGGGCGCTGGTGGGATGCAAAGGCtggcagagagagaaggaaatagcagcagcaggaatGCATTTGCAGCAGCTTCGGAATCCCGTCCAAGCGCCGGGCAGGGAGCCTCCCTCCCGCCGGCAGAAGGATTAAGAAGAGGCCGCGCAAATGGCTTTAATCCGGATTAATGAAGACCGCCGCCGCCATCACTCAGAGGCCCTGGCTTCTCTTGTACAAAATCTTGAAGCCATAGTCATCGTAAGGCCGCGAGGCTCGGCAAAGCGCAGCACAagcaaaaacctttccaaaatgcaaAGGAGACGGggaggatgggggaggggagagaaaaccGCACCCGCTTTAATTATGGTGGATTAACTGGCAGGAGGACTCCAGCAGCATCGCATTCTCTCCTGTTCGTGTCTACTCCGATGTAAGCCCCGTTGACTTCAACTGCATTTGCACCTAGGCAAGTCCCGCTCCGCTGAATTGACCCTACGCAGCCCGCTGGGACAGTATTAGTGTTACTGGGGCTCTTATTTACTCTGAAATAATTGGTCAAAGATATTCATTATCTTCGTTGACTGTTCATGGGttccaaaaaggaagaaaaaaaagtttctctgtccactttctccatgctatttTGAATAATTTAATAAACTTCTGTTGTGCTACCTCTTGCTCGTCTTTTCTGAGTCTAAACGGAAAAGttccaaacgctgcaacctttctaaATAACGAAGTCgctataccccccccccttgataattttggttgcccttttccaaaACTTTCCCAACGTTATCCTTTTTCAGGTGAGGCGAACAGACCTGGGCACTACAGTATTCCGAATGCAGTTGCACCGTGATGATGTCTGCAGTTTCATttgcaattcctttcctaatgatccctagagtggaatttgcttttttcacagctgcagcccagtgggtcaacatcttcatcgaCTTATCCACTAGGACCTCCAAGGTCTCCtttctggtcagtcactgccagttcagaccccatgtgAAGttcagatttttgtgtgtgtgccaacaTGCATCAGTTTGTACTTGTATACATTGAACTGCATTTGCCATCCCTTCACTCAGCTAGGAGAGAAGTCTTTCTGGAAACCTTCACAGTGTCTTTAGTTTCAATAACCCCTGTACATTTTAGTATCACTAGCAAAGTTGGCCAACTCACGGCTCACCCCTCTTGATCGTTTGTGCACAAGTTCCCAAAGCCAAATCTTTGGGGGAATTCCACTTTCTACTCCTCTCCATTTAGAAAACTGTCCGCCTATTCCTGCTTGCTGCTTCCTCCAAATTAACCAGTTCCTGATCCACAAGGGGCTTCCTGgagaagcttcacctgttgaactcTTACACTGGCACAATGCTATCAATGGGACAGGAGGAGTCCTGCCAGAACTTGTAGGTGGGAGAGAACAGATCCAAGATTCTGGAATGCCTGTGTgacgtgggggtggggaaagcctttgtcttcagctggttttttttttttttggcactggGACTGGTGCTATCAGATGTGGGGCACGTCTGTAATGGGTCACATGCTGCACACCGCCCCCCTTtcggaagagaaaggagaaaccCACAAGCTCCATGGAGAGCAAAGTCAGGCAATGCTTCTAGGGTGTTGCCAGGGGCAATCAGTGcaggatatattgtttatggAACTTACTGGCTTCATTGAAAAGCTCTCCAAGGAACTTACAGAATTCTAGAATAACTGGGGAGATGGGGCAAAGCTCAGTGGTGGCAACATCACCtccttagcatgcagaaggtcctgcaaatctccaggtagggtcgGACAGTGGCGTAGCATTGGGCGGGAGCAAAGGGGCAGTTGCCCTTGGCACAAATTTGTTCAGGGCACacaatttcaacacccagtgctgcctcaatacagctgcacacttccaTCGCTGGACTCTGTTGAAAACCACTTCTTCATGCAAACCAGAAAGtcacctctccagacaatggaacaactctccttttttttacttctgtggctgcaacctcctgggtgatgcaggcaccattaggcagttgaatgtgcatgcatactcagtctgtttccctccctcctaccTGGCCTTCCACatggccccaggcactggcaacccacgctatgccactgcctctTTAGAAGAAGGAGGCACCATCCCAGCCCATCTCTGCAGGACATCTATCATGTTGCACCCTCTTGCACCCTCTCAGAATCCGGTGGCGTCAGAGGGCTCTGTTCACCCTCTGCGCCCCGCCCCTGGAATCAGCATATTGATGGCAAAGCAGCCTTAAACTCTGCTGTTTCACAACACCCAAAATCAACTTCCTGAAGCAGCCTCCTCACTCTACCTAATGACAGGGTCAGGTTCGTGTCCATTTCTAGGGACTGGCCTGTTGGTCTATGCAGAATTCAGATGAGTGTTGCTGCCTGATGGTGGCATGTGCACTAGATCACATCGAAAGAGAAGAATGTGAATGAACCCCCATAtgaacccccaagggtcatctggtccagcccccttcaatgcaggaatctcaactagatcatatatgacagatggacatccaacctctgcttaaaaacatccaaggaaggcgAGTCCGGCACCAGAGTATTTAATTAGCCATGTCTGGCAGTCCTGCTCTCAGAGTGCACCTTTCATATTTCTGTATCTCGACTTATTATTCAATATCGAAGCTTACAGAAGATTCAGATGTTTGCAAAGCCTAACGGCATGCTTAGCAGCAGGTATTCCACGGTGCCAGAAGACATTAGAGAGAATTTAACATCTCAAGCTTAATGGTGCACGGCACCTAATTATTTTTAGgtgctttgttggggggggcaggaggagggcgGCGGATGCATTTGCGTTTCTCTCTCCAGTCCTAATGCTTCGGACACTAACTGATTTGTTGCATCAGTTGCAAAAGCGCCAGCAGAGGCATACCTGGGCTCCCTTGcggccttgccaaggagctgcaCATCGGTGGTCCCTGGGCCTTGCACCCTCGGCAAGGAGATATATCTGTGCCACCGAAGCCGGGAGAGACCATGGGCCAGAAACTCAAAAAGTGTGCTTTTCAGCATCTTTCGCACTCCGCCAGTGACTTCCTTCACAGCCACTGGGGTCTGCTGTgcactccctctcctcctcctcctcctcctcctcctcctcctcctcctcaaggtCCATCtccctgcttgcctcctccctctGCTCACTGCTTtgtcttctgcctccttcctccattgcttcctctttcctcctgccactctctctctctctctctctctctctctctctccatctttcttCCCTCTGCGCTCCACTGGGTGCTCTGCTCACACTTCTAATAGTGCCACAAACCAGCCACCGGATTCCTTTGCTGAGGCACCAAGAGGAGTCCGTTGTTCCTTGCCTGGCCCACTCAGAGCAGCAGCCTGGGGAGTGCACAGAtggccaagtgtccctattttccaggaacagtctcagatttacagaagccgtcccagtttctgatttgatcctggaatgtcctgcttttccttaggacgtctctattttcttttctttggagaaatgttggagggtatggagtagtagtaataataataataataataataataataataataataataataaaattttatttataccccacccttcccagccaaaaaccgggctcagggcggcaacactaattaaaatcacagcaaaaacataaacacaatcaatttaaaataacagattaaaatacaaatttaaaaattcaatattaaaactggtctcattttcaaataactcaCCAATAAacgaatgaagcataaatatcaaacagaaaccaacccaaaggccaggtggaacagctccgtcttgcaggccctgcagaaagatgccaaatcccgcagggccctggtctcttgtgataaactgttccaccaagtcggggccaatactgagaaggccctggccctagttgaggccaacttagtatctttgttgctcaggacctccaaaagattattatttataCAACCCCCGAGcccaggagataagtaactatacaagaagacatctgaaggcagccctgtgtgagaaagtttttaaatgtgcaatgttttattatgttttcatatatgttggaagccacccagaatggctggggcagctcagtcagatgggtgggatataataataataataataataataataataataataataataattattattattattattattattattattcatcagggaaatgttggaggttatacACTAATAACCACTCTGAGCCAGATTGGAGAGGCATGATTTTTGCACACGCCCATGGGCCTGCACCCTTGGTGGAGGGCAACTTAGCCCCTAGGTATGCCGCTGGGTGCCAGAGAATGAGACATTtgtagaggataaggctatcaacagtTACTGAGCATGATGGCCATGTTATCCTTCCACTGTCGGGGGTGGTGATGTGCCTCTGAATCCAGTTGCAGGGAATCGCAGGTAGAGAGCGTTGCTATAGCACTCAGGTCCCGCTTGCTGGCATCCtaaaagaggcatctggttggcctctgtgagaaagggaagctggactagacgggccccAGCAGCCagggtcttgttgttgttgttgttcagtcgttcagtcgtgtccgactcttcgtgaccccatggaccagagcacgccaggcacacctatccttcactgcctctcgcagtttggccaaactcatgttagtagcttcaagaacactgtccaaccatctcatcctctgtcgtccccttctccttgtgccctccatctttcccaacatcagggtcttttctagggattcttctcttctcatgaggtggccaaagtactggagcctcaacttcaggatctgtccttctagtgagtactcagggctgatttctttgagaatggataggtttgatcttcttgcagtccacgggactctcaagagtctcctccagcaccataattcaaaagcatcaattctacggcgatcagccttctttatggtccagctctcacttccgtacattactactgggaaaaccatagctttaactatacggacttttgtcggcaaggtgatgtctttgctttttaagatgctgtctaggttcgccattgcttttctcccaagaagcaggcgtcttctgatttcgtgactgctgtcaccatctgcagtgatcatggaacccaagaaagtgaaatctctcactgcctccatttcttccccttctatttgccaggaggtgatgggaccagtggccatgatcttagtttttttgatgttgagcttcagaccatattttgcactctcttctttcaccctcattaaaaggttcttcaattcttcctcactttctgccatcaaggtagtatcatcagcatatctgaggttgttgatattttttccggcaatcttaattccagttgggaatcatagaattgtagagttggaaagaagggatctcaagggtcctccagtctaaccccctgcaatgcttccGTTCTTCCCTCCGCGTTGGCAAATAAAACACGCAAATAAGATACAGTGCTGGGCACTGGGAGGAAATGTGTTACAAGCGAATAAATGATGATTCCAGCCCCGGACAAGGTATAAAAGCAAAGCACCAAACCAATACAGGCGTAACGAAGCTCCTGGTCCTAAGCCCATTCCGGGATCCCAGCGCGCTTTAACGCTTTGACGCCAGTTCCCAATACCTCGCCAGTCACAAAGATGGAGTGCTCGTCCCGTTTGGCAGCGAGGACGCGTGCGCAGAGACTCCGGCAAATACGTGACCCGGAAAAGGATCACTCCGACGGGGTCATGTGCAAAGGCTCTATCCAACTCAGGGGCACCTGAAAGCGGGccggtaccagttgctggaaggggGCGAATGGTCGGCGCGAGGAGAGGGGCTCGCCTCGGCGCCCGGGTTCTCTTGGAGGGCGAGAGCCGGTCCAGGTATGCCGAGTGGCCGGAGGAGTCTGGGCTGCTGGGTTTACTGTgcaaaagggagggaaggggaaatggggtgggtgggggcgctGCAGGGTTTGTGGGTTTGCGCCCCACGCCACCCCATAGAATTTAGTGCTGCAGGCTGGGTgactctgagcacgtgcagagtgccaGGAGAAGCGGGGAATGTGAAGGTTCTGAGTGTTTTATCGTTTCCCCCACATAAATTCTGGTGCTATTGAgtttaagtgatgatttatatttgattaattaatctaaagattattaagagatatggtaaatgttgatagaaaaagatataaagttacccaaaatatatatgattttgaatgcagtggagggaacgggggaagcccctacatagagaagatagaaacaagaaaggtacaaagataagtgtgtgtttaggtatgtatatgttttttctcatgtttattgttattgttattgttattatgtttgaatttgtttattgtttattatgtattgtgttttcttATTGTGTATATGTAgtgtttttctttgtcttattggaaaataataaaaactttatataaaaaaaattctggtgcTACAGGctgggtgcctctgagcacggGCAGAGTGCcatgggaaggggggaatgcgAAGGTGCTGGGCTTTGCCATTCCTCCTCCCAAAAGTCTGGTGCTCCTGACTGGGTGCCtgtgagcatgtacagagtgccacCTTCCTTGGGCAAAGCCTTTTGGATCTTTTCCCAAGGGCAGTGTGCTTCTGAGGACGGGCAGGTTGTCTTTCTTTTCAGAAGGGGTGGGCGGGCATGAAGGCCGAGTCCATGTTCCTCATTCTACCCCTGCTGCAAAGTGCTGTCCTTTCTtcctttgttattattattattttttataaatcacaataaaaattgaatactctttctctctctctctacgtGTATTTACATCTCTTCCTGTTGTGTGTTGTTACCACTCTTTCTGTACCACTCTTTGATTTAAAATGCGCATGGCAAATTACAACTCATTAAATTGTCAGGGTGGGGAAAAATAATAAACCAGCAGTAACCAAGGAAGTGATGGCCATGACGGTAGGATTCTGGGTCTGGAAGGCACCCTTGGGTGAAGGTGGGATGCTGTCCAATACATTGGGTGTAAGCCATGACCCTTAGATGAGCATTACTCATGAATTGTGAGCCCTGCTGCCAGAGGCAGTGTGGCCGCATCCACTCTTTAACAGTCATGggttcccccaaaagaatcctgggaactgtagtttattaggggtgctgggaactgcagctctctgagggggtctcctaacaactctcagcacccttaacaaaccacagttcccaggattctttgggggaagccatgactctaaGATGTGGACGTGATCTATGCCCCTGAGCATGAGCACCAGTTGGGATTGTGGAAAAGGCTATTTATTGGTGTTCTAGTGTCCttagcttcccaaaggcatctggttggccactgtgagaacagggggtTGGGACTAGgtggccctttggcctgatccagcagccaagcttTCCTAATGTTCATTATTGTCCCGACAGCTGCCTGCCTGATCTCCTGAGACCCGGTTTGGGAACTAGAGCCAGATCCCAAAGTTCTCCAAGAGAACTTGATTACCTGGGCCATGACGAGCAACCTGGACATCTTTGTGGGCAACACCACCCTGATCGATGAGGAGGTCTACCAACTCTGGCTGGATGGCTACACAGGTAAGGCTGGATCCCTGTGTTCTGTTCTCTCATTC
This is a stretch of genomic DNA from Lacerta agilis isolate rLacAgi1 chromosome 17, rLacAgi1.pri, whole genome shotgun sequence. It encodes these proteins:
- the CCDC85B gene encoding coiled-coil domain-containing protein 85B; protein product: MFPAAREAAPPAPQSPETPPTPPTTPGVCCPALAELSDAELGVCSKEELVRRLRHEEAEKLAALVQRGRLIQGVNRQLQEHLREIRELKAVNGRLQTENRELRDLCCFLDEDRLKAKRLARHWQLFGHHAAQVLRDEVAACLRKLAGLEGLQERLAKDNLELKELCLALEEECASARPDASPSPGGGSSELNLPCGPRDLGDGSSSTGSVGSPDQLHPACTPDD